The Austwickia sp. genome includes a region encoding these proteins:
- the metF gene encoding methylenetetrahydrofolate reductase [NAD(P)H], translating into MSRAAIPALLAAKAPAFSFEFFPPKDDAAEAVLWDAVRRLEPLAPAFVSVTYGAGGSTRDRTVRVTERIAHQTTLRPMAHLTCVSSSVDELREVIGAYAAGGVRDILALRGDPPGGPGAPWTAHPEGLDHAEDLVRLVRSLGDFTVGVAAFPDKHPEASSLEVDADVLVRKFAAGAEFAVTQFVFDATAYARLRDLVAARGHNEPIVPGLMPVTSFKQVARMAELSGTPLPAAVVDRLAPLEGDPTALRAEGVAITTELAQALLAEGAPGLHFYTMNRSTATLQVHRNLVGQLPTPEAGVPASALAGDASAAGLGAAQPAVPGPGAGSFAGGSTRGSTQGSTQGSVGDAVATVQRFLAAVDAGDWAQAAAALGPDVEVQLPVSGTRLAGREAAVARLAEQRGRLRVERMVHDGARQVVVWLTTQDETGPVHDTAFFTLDPVGPIESVVVLRARGT; encoded by the coding sequence ATGTCCCGCGCCGCGATTCCCGCCCTGCTCGCCGCGAAGGCGCCCGCCTTCAGCTTCGAGTTCTTCCCGCCGAAGGACGACGCGGCGGAGGCGGTGCTGTGGGACGCCGTACGCCGGTTGGAGCCGCTCGCGCCCGCGTTCGTGTCGGTGACGTACGGCGCGGGGGGATCCACCCGGGACCGCACCGTCCGCGTCACCGAGCGCATCGCGCACCAGACGACGCTGCGGCCGATGGCCCACCTGACGTGCGTCTCGTCCTCGGTGGACGAGCTGCGCGAGGTGATCGGGGCCTACGCCGCCGGCGGCGTGCGCGACATCCTCGCGCTGCGCGGGGATCCCCCCGGTGGCCCGGGCGCCCCGTGGACCGCGCACCCCGAGGGGCTCGACCACGCCGAGGACCTGGTGCGACTCGTGCGGAGCCTGGGGGACTTCACGGTGGGCGTCGCCGCCTTCCCGGACAAGCACCCCGAGGCGTCCTCGCTGGAGGTGGACGCCGACGTGCTGGTGCGCAAGTTCGCCGCGGGGGCGGAGTTCGCGGTCACGCAGTTCGTCTTCGATGCGACGGCGTACGCACGCCTGCGCGACCTCGTCGCCGCCCGGGGGCACAACGAGCCGATCGTGCCCGGGTTGATGCCGGTGACCTCGTTCAAGCAGGTGGCGCGGATGGCGGAGCTGTCGGGTACGCCGTTGCCGGCGGCCGTCGTGGACCGGCTGGCCCCGTTGGAGGGCGACCCGACCGCGCTGCGGGCCGAGGGGGTCGCCATCACGACGGAGCTGGCGCAGGCCCTGCTGGCCGAGGGCGCGCCGGGCCTGCACTTCTACACGATGAACCGCTCGACCGCGACGCTGCAGGTTCATCGCAATCTCGTCGGCCAGCTCCCCACGCCGGAGGCTGGGGTGCCGGCGTCGGCGCTGGCCGGTGACGCCTCCGCCGCGGGGCTGGGCGCTGCCCAGCCGGCGGTCCCTGGCCCCGGTGCTGGGAGCTTCGCCGGGGGCTCTACTCGGGGCTCGACTCAGGGCTCGACTCAGGGATCGGTCGGGGATGCGGTGGCGACGGTGCAGCGCTTCCTCGCCGCGGTGGACGCGGGGGATTGGGCGCAGGCGGCGGCAGCCCTGGGCCCCGACGTGGAGGTCCAGCTGCCGGTGTCGGGGACCCGGCTGGCGGGTCGCGAGGCGGCGGTGGCTCGGCTGGCGGAGCAGCGGGGGCGGCTGCGGGTGGAACGAATGGTCCACGACGGCGCCCGGCAGGTCGTGGTCTGGCTGACCACGCAGGACGAGACGGGGCCCGTGCACGACACGGCGTTCTTCACCCTCGACCCGGTGGGCCCGATCGAGTCCGTCGTGGTCCTGCGGGCCCGCGGGACCTGA
- a CDS encoding polyprenyl synthetase family protein — MWDLGAFRGRVQQRIDAEVAHQRGVLAELGDDMARLVDPIASLLAGGKRFRAAFAQVGYLACGGTADEAMLSVATAMELFQAAALLHDDVMDDSATRRGNATAHRALAAEHGTNGWTGDGDRFGVSGAILAGDLCLVWTDEMVATSGLPASELARARRVFDTMRTQLMGGQFLDVLVSARGWDGLDTTARVAQARDVVRYKSAKYTIEHPLLIGAQAAGVGEADAARLSAYGLALGEAFQLRDDVLGVFGDPATTGKPAGDDLREGKRTVLLALALDGLDDAGRARMLAGLGRPDLTADDVAELRDLVRRSGAPDRHEELIAAQVAAARAELAATTGLTEPGRAALADLIDLTTARES; from the coding sequence ATGTGGGACCTGGGCGCCTTCCGCGGCCGCGTCCAGCAGCGGATCGACGCCGAGGTGGCGCACCAGCGCGGCGTGCTCGCCGAGCTCGGCGACGACATGGCGCGCCTCGTCGACCCCATCGCCTCGCTGCTGGCCGGCGGAAAACGGTTCCGGGCGGCGTTCGCTCAGGTGGGCTACCTCGCCTGCGGCGGGACCGCCGACGAGGCGATGCTCTCCGTCGCCACCGCCATGGAGCTGTTCCAGGCGGCCGCGCTGCTGCACGACGACGTCATGGACGACAGCGCCACCCGGCGTGGCAACGCGACCGCGCACCGCGCGCTCGCGGCGGAACACGGCACGAACGGTTGGACCGGGGACGGCGACCGCTTCGGCGTCAGCGGGGCGATCCTCGCCGGCGACCTCTGCCTGGTGTGGACCGACGAGATGGTCGCCACCAGTGGGCTGCCGGCGTCGGAGCTGGCCCGGGCCCGGCGCGTGTTCGACACGATGCGCACCCAGCTGATGGGCGGCCAGTTCCTCGACGTGCTGGTGTCGGCGCGGGGCTGGGACGGGCTCGACACGACCGCGCGCGTCGCCCAGGCGCGGGACGTCGTGCGCTACAAGAGCGCCAAGTACACCATCGAGCACCCCTTGCTCATCGGCGCACAGGCGGCCGGGGTCGGCGAGGCTGACGCGGCCCGCCTCTCGGCGTACGGCCTGGCGCTCGGCGAGGCCTTCCAGCTGCGCGACGACGTCCTCGGCGTGTTCGGCGACCCGGCGACCACGGGCAAGCCGGCGGGCGACGACCTGCGCGAGGGGAAGCGGACCGTGCTGCTGGCGCTCGCCCTCGACGGGCTCGACGACGCCGGCCGCGCCCGGATGCTCGCCGGCCTGGGCCGGCCGGATCTGACCGCGGACGACGTCGCCGAGCTGCGCGACCTGGTCCGTCGGTCGGGGGCGCCCGACCGACACGAGGAACTCATTGCCGCGCAGGTCGCCGCCGCCCGCGCCGAACTCGCGGCGACGACGGGCCTGACCGAGCCCGGCCGGGCCGCGCTGGCAGACCTCATCGACCTGACGACCGCGCGGGAGAGCTAG
- a CDS encoding DNA-binding protein — protein MDDLGEAAVTTRSQERGAADAAAVTALEGMVDAWLAVPEAAQLQGVPLAVVRRQLQDRELLAVRRGENRALYIPAAFLTADGPRPDMKGTFTVLSDGGMSDPELLTWLFTPDTSFLGGSAMGSILAGHKTEVRRRAMEEAF, from the coding sequence ATGGACGATCTGGGCGAGGCGGCGGTGACGACCCGCAGCCAGGAACGCGGCGCCGCGGACGCGGCGGCGGTGACGGCGCTGGAGGGGATGGTCGACGCCTGGTTGGCCGTTCCCGAAGCGGCCCAGCTGCAGGGCGTTCCGCTCGCGGTCGTGCGTCGGCAGCTGCAGGACCGGGAGCTGCTGGCCGTCCGCCGCGGCGAGAACAGGGCGCTCTACATCCCCGCCGCGTTCCTGACGGCCGACGGTCCCCGACCGGATATGAAGGGCACGTTCACCGTCCTCTCGGACGGGGGGATGTCCGATCCGGAGCTGCTGACCTGGCTGTTCACCCCGGACACCAGCTTCCTCGGCGGCAGCGCGATGGGATCGATCCTGGCGGGCCACAAGACGGAGGTACGGCGCCGCGCGATGGAGGAAGCCTTTTAG